Proteins co-encoded in one Campylobacter jejuni genomic window:
- a CDS encoding metal-sensing transcriptional repressor, with protein MCQEKHTYTHSQKHLKAVCNRLSRTIGHLSAIKRMVENDKDCSEILIQLAAVKAEVNNTAKVVLKEHLAHCMVHAVEENDIQSIEELNKAIDMFMK; from the coding sequence AAAACATACTTATACACATTCTCAAAAACATCTTAAAGCAGTTTGCAATCGTCTAAGTAGAACCATAGGGCATTTAAGCGCTATTAAAAGAATGGTTGAAAATGACAAAGACTGTAGTGAAATTTTAATCCAGCTTGCTGCTGTAAAAGCCGAAGTTAACAATACTGCAAAAGTAGTTTTAAAAGAACATTTAGCTCATTGTATGGTACATGCTGTAGAAGAAAATGATATTCAAAGCATAGAAGAGTTAAACAAGGCTATAGATATGTTTATGAAATAA